GTGTGAGCTTTAAGGTTGCTATTATGCTtataactctttccacactgaagaCAAGAGtaaggcttctccccagtgtgaattctcatgtgcgctGCCAAGTTTCCTGTattatagaagctttttccacactgttggcatgtgtacggcctttctccagtgtgaattctcatgtgctgTGTAAAATTTTCTGAAgtatagaagctttttccacactgttggcatgtgtacggcctctctccagtgtgagttctcatgtggactGTAAGGGTGCCattttgcttaaaactctttccacactgagagcaAGAGTAAGGCTTCTCCCCAGTATGAATTCTCATGTGCGCTGCAAAGTTTCCTACATGATAAAAGGTttgtccacactgttggcatgtgtacggcctctctccagtgtgaattctcgtGTGGGTtttaaagctttgttttttaccaaaactctttccacactgttcgcaggtataaggtttctctctagtgtgaactctcatgtgaacatcaaggtttggcttttgactgaaactctttccacactgtttacagctgaaattacaTCTAGAattggatttccgaggtcttccgtgtgaagtcagtgtgggtttttcattaGTCGGTATGTCTTGCTGTTTCTCTTCCATTTCACTCCATTGATgggtctcttctttcagcaccatcaggtcttaaaagaaaaaaaagaagttaactTAGTATGAAGACACAAAGCGACAAGCATGAAGTGGATGTTTCATCCAAAAATTATAATGACCATACCATTTACTCTGTCATGtggtttaaacatttttttttcttgtggaaCACAGTAAGCcagtagcgttttttttttttttttcacaagatcttttgtgttcaacagaatcgaaaacctcataaaggtttaaaaccacacaagggagagtaaatggcagggttcaacgctaaggattttttagccagtggttctgatttttacttgcccggccaaaattttcactggccccacctaaaaaaaaaagttaatagctatttgactgtgtgtgtgtgtgtgtgtgtgtgtgcgtgcgtgcgtgtgtgtgtgcacgtgtgtgtgtgtgaaaggcttaacgaggttaattaggttaactagacaggctatggtaattaggcaagttattgtataacaatggtttgttctgtagacagtctgaaaaacaattagcttaaggggctaataaatttgaccttaaaatggttcataaaaaatttaaaactgctttcattctagccaaaataaaacaaataagactttattcagaggaaaaaatattatcagacatactatcaacatttccttgctctgttaaacaaaacttaggaaatattttaaaaagaaaaaaaacaacaaagtggggctaataactctgacttcaagtgtatatatatttacagtaatttttgaaatgtttttaaggaaaattattcagttaatcaaggctatatttattaaatgtaaaaaaaataaataaattgttaaatattcatcaacattttaaataactgctttcttattgtatgtagtttcaaataaaactaatactccagacattattgcttttattactattaccattaataaatataataataattaatattagtgatttctgaaggataatgtgactggagtaatgaagctgaaatttcatctttaaaatcactggaataaatgaatcaattaaatgataaactacttttgaacagttattttatgcaacatttcacaatttgtatttatgatgaaatatttgcagccttggtgagcagaagaagcttattttaacatatataacAATCATACTTACCCCATACTTTTGACtagttgtgtatagaatattttataagcgaaaatgtgcactttaattttaacaacccacagacatcgtcaccaaatacaaattagagaggtcagactttcttATACAGAGCCttatttcaattgtcaggttttgtaaaaatctatctattgaattaatcaatctattaaagaaacgttggctagaattctgcattttaggcttacattatagagagacatagcagatgaaccgagattTCATCAGATCGCGAAGATCAATGTTTCGAGCTGTCAGagtggaaatgaacaaaacaactggcctaacacaacatattatatgattaaaatatggaaaaattatcagAAATtaacttcggtcaattttcctaacggataaaccgagatcaggctggataaacagctctcggtaatatttcagcatgctttcactttcgcatttaccggtaagaatgacatcacGCCCTGCttatcattctctcttcatatagccgtatatatggctattacacaatcaaaatacactgtgatatagcctgggtcgttagttcgttgcattgttttgttttctcactacaatcgatccgctcaatagggcagagaccgtctcattcaggcgatctcggactgattgatttggcgtggGCGCGGATGCGAGCGCTGAGCGCAACTGCTagatatatgccaaacaaaccgcgctaacgggggaaacgagacagattccgaa
The Danio rerio strain Tuebingen ecotype United States chromosome 4, GRCz12tu, whole genome shotgun sequence genome window above contains:
- the LOC110437839 gene encoding uncharacterized protein, with translation MAFIKEESEDVKIEDTFTVKQEDLQEQTDLMVLKEETHQWSEMEEKQQDIPTNEKPTLTSHGRPRKSNSRCNFSCKQCGKSFSQKPNLDVHMRVHTREKPYTCEQCGKSFGKKQSFKTHTRIHTGERPYTCQQCGQTFYHVGNFAAHMRIHTGEKPYSCSQCGKSFKQNGTLTVHMRTHTGERPYTCQQCGKSFYTSENFTQHMRIHTGERPYTCQQCGKSFYNTGNLAAHMRIHTGEKPYSCLQCGKSYKHNSNLKAHTRTHTGERICTCTQCGKCFSRKQSLHIHMRIHTGEKPYRCTECGKGFPYKSTLNHHMRTHTGEKPFACVQCGKTLTRSDSIKQHMKTHSGEDHFTCSECGKGFKHKRSLSTHMKLHNGEQSPLN